Proteins co-encoded in one Cupriavidus nantongensis genomic window:
- a CDS encoding sensor histidine kinase, with product MPARPADDLRPDPDHLLQRLQADGERAARGRLRIYFGASAGVGKTFAMLAAARALREQGGDVVVGVVESHGRAETEALAEGLEQLPRRVLEHRGRALQEFDLDAALARRPALVLVDELAHSNAPGSRHPKRWQDIAELRSAGIDVWTTVNVQHLDSLNQAVAGITGIRVRETVPDAVFDEADEVVLVDLPADELLRRLREGRVYVPEQARHAVQHFFRKGNLIALRELALRRTADRVDDDVRAYRQQASIEPVWRTREAVLACIGHGSDAAQVVRSARRLAAQLDCDCHVVTVSVPRLAPVPDPLRAQLDEAMRLAESLGARTETLAGSDMVAAVAGYVRRHNLTKVLIGRTPARWRDRGGALPGRLHAWLAQLLSPWLGARAWLFGRSSFADALAAACPEVDVIRVAADAVRHDAPDAARGAHGIDLQAEEARPAQWPGLLWAVAWCAGATALSALARPWFDLVNIAMLFLLAVAGVALRHGRTAGAFAALLAVGAFDFFFVPPQLSFAVSDVQYLVTFLVMLAVGLVIGQLTAGLREQARVSVQRETDARTLYELARELSAALTDAQIVAIGSRFLRAAFDARAAFFLAGPQGRLLPAATDAESNAQAGVAAQSDAIDHVLAQWVFDHGQPAGTGTDTLPAGTVLYLPLKAPMQVRGVLAVEPRAWRAFAQPALRRQADVFATLIAIALERLHYVEVAQQALLTMESERLRSSLLAAVSHDLRTPLTSLIGMAETLQRGTPPLAPGVAETVGAMRDQARRMHAMVANLLDMARLQGPNVALRKTWQSFEELAGAALASLRDALARHRVVVAGLSALPLVECDGVLIERVLCNLLENAAKYTAPGTEIRLRGEVSEASVHLMVEDNGPGVPAAMARQVFEKFTRGERESATSGVGLGLAVCEAIVQAHGGSIRVEPVHPQAQGEGTGARFVVSLPRGTPPVLEPEAAGVPA from the coding sequence ATGCCCGCGCGCCCAGCCGACGACCTCCGCCCCGATCCCGACCACCTGCTGCAACGCCTGCAGGCCGACGGCGAACGCGCCGCGCGCGGACGCCTGCGCATCTACTTCGGCGCCTCGGCCGGCGTCGGCAAGACCTTTGCCATGCTGGCGGCGGCGCGCGCGCTGCGCGAGCAGGGCGGCGATGTCGTCGTGGGTGTGGTCGAAAGCCATGGCCGCGCCGAGACCGAGGCGCTTGCCGAAGGCCTCGAGCAGCTGCCGCGGCGCGTGCTCGAGCACCGCGGCCGTGCGCTGCAGGAATTCGATCTCGATGCCGCGCTGGCGCGCCGGCCGGCGCTGGTGCTGGTCGACGAACTGGCCCACAGCAACGCGCCCGGCAGCCGCCATCCCAAGCGCTGGCAGGACATCGCCGAGCTGCGCTCGGCCGGCATCGACGTCTGGACCACCGTCAACGTCCAGCACCTCGACAGCCTGAACCAGGCGGTGGCCGGCATCACCGGCATCCGCGTGCGCGAGACCGTGCCTGACGCGGTCTTCGACGAGGCCGACGAAGTGGTGTTGGTCGACCTGCCCGCCGACGAGCTGCTGCGCCGGCTGCGCGAAGGCCGGGTGTACGTGCCCGAACAGGCCCGCCACGCGGTGCAGCACTTCTTCCGCAAGGGCAACCTGATCGCGCTGCGCGAGCTGGCGCTGCGCCGCACCGCCGACCGCGTCGACGACGATGTGCGTGCCTACCGCCAGCAGGCGTCGATCGAGCCGGTGTGGCGCACGCGCGAAGCGGTGCTGGCCTGCATCGGCCACGGCAGCGATGCCGCGCAGGTGGTGCGCAGCGCGCGCCGGCTGGCGGCGCAGCTCGATTGCGACTGCCATGTGGTGACGGTGTCGGTGCCGCGGCTGGCGCCGGTGCCGGACCCGCTGCGCGCGCAGCTGGACGAGGCCATGCGGCTGGCCGAGTCGCTGGGCGCGCGCACCGAGACCCTGGCCGGCAGCGACATGGTGGCGGCGGTGGCCGGCTATGTGCGGCGGCACAACCTGACCAAGGTCCTGATCGGTCGCACCCCGGCGCGCTGGCGTGACCGCGGCGGTGCGCTGCCCGGCCGCCTGCATGCCTGGCTGGCGCAGCTGCTGTCGCCGTGGCTGGGCGCGCGCGCCTGGCTGTTCGGGCGCAGCAGCTTTGCCGATGCGCTGGCGGCCGCGTGCCCGGAGGTCGACGTGATCCGCGTCGCCGCCGATGCGGTCCGGCATGACGCGCCCGATGCCGCCCGCGGTGCGCATGGCATCGACCTGCAAGCTGAAGAGGCGCGTCCGGCACAGTGGCCCGGCCTGTTGTGGGCGGTGGCCTGGTGCGCCGGCGCCACCGCGCTGTCGGCGCTGGCGCGGCCATGGTTCGACCTGGTCAATATCGCCATGCTGTTCCTGCTGGCGGTGGCGGGGGTGGCGCTGCGCCACGGACGCACCGCCGGCGCCTTCGCAGCGCTGCTGGCAGTGGGCGCGTTCGACTTCTTCTTCGTGCCGCCGCAGCTGTCGTTCGCGGTCAGCGACGTGCAATACCTGGTGACCTTCCTGGTGATGCTGGCGGTGGGGCTGGTGATCGGGCAGCTCACCGCCGGGCTGCGCGAGCAGGCGCGCGTGTCGGTCCAGCGCGAGACCGATGCGCGCACGCTGTACGAGCTGGCGCGCGAACTGTCGGCGGCGCTGACCGATGCGCAGATCGTCGCCATCGGCAGCCGCTTCCTGCGTGCGGCCTTCGACGCGCGTGCGGCATTCTTCCTGGCCGGCCCGCAAGGGCGGCTGCTGCCAGCCGCTACCGATGCCGAGAGCAATGCGCAAGCCGGCGTCGCGGCGCAGAGCGACGCCATCGACCATGTGCTGGCGCAATGGGTATTCGACCACGGCCAGCCGGCCGGCACCGGCACCGACACGCTGCCGGCCGGCACGGTGCTGTACTTGCCGCTGAAAGCGCCGATGCAGGTGCGCGGCGTGCTCGCGGTCGAGCCGCGCGCCTGGCGTGCCTTTGCGCAGCCGGCGCTGCGGCGCCAGGCCGATGTCTTTGCCACGCTGATCGCGATCGCGCTGGAGCGGCTGCATTACGTCGAGGTCGCGCAGCAGGCCCTGCTGACGATGGAATCGGAGCGCCTGCGCAGTTCGCTGCTGGCGGCGGTGTCGCACGACCTGCGCACGCCGCTGACCAGCCTGATCGGCATGGCCGAGACCCTGCAGCGCGGCACGCCGCCGCTGGCGCCGGGCGTGGCCGAAACGGTCGGTGCCATGCGCGACCAGGCGCGGCGCATGCATGCGATGGTGGCCAACCTGCTCGACATGGCCCGGCTGCAGGGCCCCAACGTGGCGCTGCGCAAGACCTGGCAGTCGTTCGAAGAGCTGGCCGGCGCGGCGCTGGCGTCGCTGCGCGATGCGCTGGCGCGGCACCGCGTGGTGGTGGCCGGCCTGTCGGCGCTGCCGCTGGTGGAATGCGACGGCGTGCTGATCGAGCGCGTGCTGTGCAACCTGCTCGAGAACGCCGCCAAGTACACCGCGCCGGGCACCGAGATCCGGCTGCGTGGCGAGGTCAGCGAAGCGTCGGTGCACCTGATGGTCGAGGACAACGGCCCTGGCGTGCCGGCCGCGATGGCGCGCCAGGTGTTCGAGAAATTCACGCGTGGCGAGCGCGAATCTGCCACCAGCGGCGTCGGCCTGGGGCTGGCCGTGTGCGAGGCGATCGTGCAGGCGCACGGCGGCAGCATCCGGGTCGAGCCGGTGCATCCGCAGGCGCAGGGCGAGGGGACAGGCGCGCGCTTCGTGGTCTCGCTGCCGCGCGGCACCCCGCCGGTGCTGGAACCCGAAGCGGCCGGCGTGCCGGCCTGA
- the kdpC gene encoding potassium-transporting ATPase subunit KdpC, giving the protein MSNPITADTAHAAPTAQTEGQGGLLRPALVILLALSLLTGLLYPAAITMIAGAAFPHQAAGSLIVRDGKVLGSELIGQPFSAPGDFWGRPSATAPMPYNGGASGGSNLGPSNPALADAARVRIEALRAADPGNTAPVPVDLVTASGSGLDPHISVAAAEYQAARVARARGLPLAQVRALIAAHTDKPLLPVLGEAGVNVLRLNLALDALPAR; this is encoded by the coding sequence ATGTCCAATCCAATCACTGCCGACACCGCGCACGCTGCGCCCACTGCGCAAACCGAAGGGCAGGGCGGCCTGCTGCGCCCGGCGCTGGTGATCCTGCTGGCGCTGTCGCTGCTGACCGGCCTGCTGTACCCCGCGGCGATCACCATGATTGCCGGCGCGGCCTTTCCGCACCAGGCGGCCGGCTCGCTGATCGTGCGCGACGGCAAGGTGCTGGGATCCGAGCTGATCGGCCAGCCGTTCTCCGCGCCCGGCGACTTCTGGGGCCGGCCCTCGGCGACCGCGCCGATGCCTTATAACGGCGGGGCCTCCGGCGGCTCCAACCTGGGGCCGTCGAACCCGGCGCTGGCCGACGCGGCCCGCGTGCGCATCGAGGCGCTGCGCGCGGCCGATCCCGGCAACACCGCGCCGGTGCCGGTAGACCTGGTGACCGCCTCCGGCAGCGGCCTGGACCCGCATATCAGCGTGGCCGCGGCCGAGTACCAGGCGGCACGCGTGGCGCGGGCGCGGGGTTTGCCGCTCGCGCAGGTGCGCGCGCTGATCGCCGCGCATACCGACAAGCCGCTGCTGCCGGTGCTGGGCGAGGCCGGCGTCAACGTGCTGCGGCTGAACCTGGCACTGGATGCGCTGCCGGCGCGCTGA
- the nodI gene encoding nodulation factor ABC transporter ATP-binding protein NodI codes for MTAILELRKVRKQYGDTVVVDDLDLQVFRGQCFGLLGPNGAGKTTTLRLLLGLTTPLAGTLTLCGEPIPERAPQARMRVGVVPQFDNLDPDFSVIENLRIFGRYFGLSSAEIERRVPKLLEFARLENRADAQVRDLSGGMRRRLTVARALINDPDLLVMDEPTTGLDPQARHLIWERLKSLMASGKTILLTTHFMEEAERLCNYLCVIDGGRKIAEGKPHELIDSQIGCDVVEVYGDELETLRGTLTPLAQRTEMSGETLFCYVREPAPLLAALHGRSGVRYLRRPANLEDVFLKLTGREMRD; via the coding sequence TTGACTGCCATCCTAGAGTTGCGCAAGGTGCGCAAGCAATACGGCGACACGGTCGTGGTCGACGACCTCGACCTGCAGGTTTTCCGCGGCCAGTGCTTCGGCCTGCTAGGCCCCAACGGCGCCGGCAAGACCACCACGCTGCGGCTGCTGCTGGGCCTGACCACGCCGCTGGCGGGCACGCTGACGCTGTGCGGCGAGCCCATCCCCGAGCGGGCGCCGCAGGCGCGCATGCGCGTGGGCGTGGTGCCGCAGTTCGACAATCTCGATCCGGACTTCTCGGTGATCGAGAACCTGCGCATCTTCGGCCGCTACTTCGGGCTGTCGTCGGCCGAGATCGAGCGCCGCGTGCCGAAGCTGCTGGAATTCGCGCGGCTGGAAAACCGCGCCGACGCGCAGGTGCGCGACCTCTCCGGCGGCATGCGCCGGCGCCTGACGGTGGCGCGCGCGCTGATCAACGACCCGGACCTGCTGGTGATGGACGAGCCCACCACCGGCCTCGACCCGCAGGCGCGCCACCTGATCTGGGAGCGGCTGAAGTCGCTGATGGCCAGCGGCAAGACCATCCTGCTGACCACGCACTTCATGGAAGAAGCCGAACGGCTGTGCAACTACCTGTGCGTGATCGACGGCGGCCGCAAGATCGCCGAAGGCAAGCCGCACGAGCTGATCGACAGCCAGATCGGCTGCGACGTGGTCGAGGTCTATGGCGATGAACTGGAGACGCTGCGCGGCACGCTGACGCCGCTGGCGCAGCGCACCGAAATGAGCGGCGAGACGCTGTTCTGCTACGTGCGCGAGCCCGCCCCGCTGCTGGCGGCGCTGCACGGCAGGAGCGGCGTGCGCTACCTGCGCCGCCCGGCCAACCTCGAGGACGTGTTCCTCAAGCTGACCGGACGCGAGATGCGGGACTGA
- the kdpA gene encoding potassium-transporting ATPase subunit KdpA: MPTDFPGLLALYLAILLALAPLLGRYLRRAVEDDGYRLTGWGRPLERALYRLAGVQPGAQMGWRRYALAVLAFNLLGAVAVYALQRLQGWLPLNPQGFGAVSPDSAFNTAVSFVANTNWQGYAGESTMSYLTQMLALTVQNFVSAATGIAVVFALIRGFARQRADGIGNFWVDLTRITLYVLVPLASAIALMLASQGVIQNFSGYRDAALLRPVAYSQPVADAAGNPVTDAHGQALTRAATAHTQTLPMGPVASQEAIKMLGTNGGGFFNANSAHPYENPTALSNLIEMLAIFLIPAALCFTFGEMVRDRRQGVAVLAAMTLLFVAMACLAALAEQRAGTVLSALPLDHAGSALQAGGNMEGKETRFGVAASALFAAITTAASCGAVNAMHDSFTALGGMVPRLLMQLGEVVFGGVGSGLYGMLVYAVLAVFIAGLMIGRTPEYLGKKIEAFEMKMTVIVILVTPLLVLLGTAVAVMAGAGRAGVLNPGTHGFSEILYALSSAANNNGSAFAGLSANTPFYNTLLAAAMWFGRFWVVIPVLALAGSLAAKPALPATGGTMPTHGALFVVLLAGSVLMVGALTYVPALALGPVAEHLQGVLAGAAR; the protein is encoded by the coding sequence ATGCCGACCGATTTCCCGGGCCTGCTGGCCCTTTACCTGGCCATCCTGCTGGCCCTTGCGCCATTGCTGGGCCGCTACCTGCGCCGCGCGGTCGAAGACGACGGCTACCGCCTGACCGGCTGGGGCCGGCCGCTCGAGCGCGCGCTGTACCGGCTTGCCGGCGTGCAGCCTGGCGCGCAGATGGGCTGGCGGCGCTATGCGCTCGCCGTGCTCGCCTTCAACCTGCTCGGCGCGGTGGCGGTCTATGCGCTGCAGCGCCTGCAGGGCTGGCTGCCGCTAAATCCGCAGGGCTTCGGCGCGGTGTCGCCGGACTCGGCCTTCAACACCGCCGTCAGCTTCGTCGCCAATACCAACTGGCAGGGCTATGCCGGCGAATCGACCATGAGCTACCTGACGCAGATGCTGGCGCTGACGGTGCAGAACTTTGTCTCGGCGGCTACCGGCATCGCGGTAGTGTTCGCGCTGATCCGCGGCTTCGCGCGCCAGCGCGCGGACGGCATCGGCAACTTCTGGGTCGACCTGACGCGTATCACGCTGTACGTGCTGGTGCCGCTGGCCTCGGCCATTGCGCTGATGCTGGCGAGCCAGGGCGTGATCCAGAATTTCAGCGGCTATCGCGACGCCGCGCTGCTGCGTCCGGTCGCCTACAGCCAGCCGGTGGCGGACGCCGCCGGCAATCCGGTCACCGATGCGCACGGCCAGGCGCTGACCCGTGCGGCCACGGCGCACACGCAGACGCTGCCAATGGGGCCGGTGGCCTCGCAGGAAGCGATCAAGATGCTGGGCACCAACGGCGGCGGCTTCTTCAATGCCAACTCCGCGCATCCGTACGAGAACCCGACCGCGCTGTCCAACCTGATCGAGATGCTGGCGATCTTCCTGATCCCCGCCGCGCTGTGCTTCACCTTCGGGGAGATGGTGCGGGACCGCCGGCAAGGCGTGGCGGTGCTGGCGGCGATGACGCTGCTGTTCGTGGCCATGGCGTGCCTGGCCGCGCTCGCCGAGCAGCGTGCCGGGACGGTGCTGTCCGCGCTGCCGCTGGACCACGCGGGCTCCGCGCTGCAGGCGGGCGGCAATATGGAAGGCAAGGAAACGCGCTTCGGCGTGGCCGCCTCCGCGCTGTTCGCGGCGATCACCACGGCGGCGTCGTGCGGCGCGGTCAATGCCATGCACGATTCCTTCACCGCGCTGGGCGGCATGGTGCCGAGGCTGCTGATGCAGCTGGGCGAGGTGGTGTTCGGCGGGGTCGGCTCCGGCCTGTACGGCATGCTGGTCTATGCGGTGCTGGCGGTGTTTATCGCCGGCCTGATGATCGGCCGCACGCCGGAATACCTCGGCAAGAAGATCGAGGCCTTCGAGATGAAGATGACCGTGATCGTGATCCTGGTCACGCCGCTGCTGGTGCTGCTGGGCACGGCGGTGGCGGTGATGGCGGGCGCGGGCCGCGCGGGCGTGCTCAACCCCGGCACGCACGGTTTTTCCGAGATCCTGTACGCGCTGTCTTCGGCCGCCAACAACAACGGCAGCGCGTTCGCGGGCCTGTCGGCCAACACCCCGTTCTACAACACGCTGCTGGCCGCGGCGATGTGGTTCGGCCGCTTCTGGGTCGTGATCCCGGTGCTGGCGCTGGCGGGATCGCTGGCGGCCAAGCCGGCGCTGCCTGCCACCGGCGGCACCATGCCCACGCACGGCGCGCTGTTCGTGGTGCTGCTGGCCGGCTCCGTGCTGATGGTGGGCGCGCTGACCTATGTCCCGGCGCTGGCGCTGGGGCCGGTCGCCGAACACCTGCAAGGCGTGCTGGCCGGCGCTGCGCGCTGA
- a CDS encoding ABC transporter permease has translation MSEQDPRADATDASPAAAMAARQTYPQPLLPRNLRNWMMVWYRNYMVWKKLAIPSMIGNLADPMIYLFGLGLGLGLMVGQVDGVSYIAFLAAGTTASSVMMSASFESMYSAFSRMHVQRTWEAIMHAPLTLGDVVLGEIAWAASKAVLSGLAIMLVAGALGYAQMPGALLALPVIVLAGIAFAALAMIVTALAPSYDFFMFYQTLVMTPMLLLSGVFFPLEQLPEGVQAAAKALPLAHAVALIRPLMLGRPVDGAGLHLAVLAAYAVIALVVCLVLLRRRLLR, from the coding sequence ATGAGCGAACAGGACCCGCGCGCGGACGCCACCGATGCCTCCCCCGCCGCCGCCATGGCGGCGCGCCAGACCTATCCGCAGCCGCTGCTGCCGCGCAACCTGCGCAACTGGATGATGGTCTGGTACCGCAACTACATGGTGTGGAAGAAGCTGGCGATTCCGTCGATGATCGGCAACCTGGCCGACCCGATGATCTACCTGTTCGGCCTCGGCCTCGGGCTCGGGCTGATGGTTGGCCAGGTCGACGGGGTGTCGTATATCGCCTTCCTGGCGGCCGGCACCACCGCGTCCAGCGTGATGATGTCGGCCAGCTTCGAGTCGATGTATTCGGCATTCTCGCGCATGCATGTGCAGCGCACCTGGGAAGCGATCATGCATGCGCCGCTGACGCTGGGCGACGTGGTGCTGGGCGAGATTGCCTGGGCCGCCAGCAAGGCGGTGCTGTCGGGGCTGGCCATCATGCTGGTGGCGGGCGCGCTCGGCTATGCGCAGATGCCGGGGGCGCTGCTGGCGCTGCCGGTGATCGTGCTGGCCGGGATCGCCTTCGCCGCGCTGGCGATGATCGTCACCGCGCTGGCGCCCAGCTACGACTTTTTCATGTTCTACCAGACCCTGGTGATGACGCCGATGCTGCTGCTGTCGGGCGTGTTCTTCCCGCTGGAACAGCTGCCCGAAGGCGTGCAGGCCGCCGCCAAGGCGCTGCCGCTGGCGCACGCCGTGGCGCTGATCCGGCCGCTGATGCTGGGCCGCCCGGTCGACGGCGCCGGCCTGCACCTGGCGGTGCTGGCCGCCTATGCGGTCATCGCGCTGGTGGTGTGCCTGGTGCTGCTGCGCCGCCGGCTGCTGCGCTGA
- the kdpB gene encoding potassium-transporting ATPase subunit KdpB — translation MQPDTLSTRPQAAPERAEDGAAHDHPHDPARTPRRLLSPELVRPALLAALRKLSPREQLRNPVMFVVYAGAILTTLLALRALVAPPPHATESAGFIVAVTVWLWVTVLFANFAEALAEGRSRQQAASLRGLKRSASARVLTEGRRDGAVQVRPATTLRRGDVVLVEAGDMIPGDGEVIEGVASVDESAITGESAPVIRESGGDFSSVTGGTRVLSDWIVVRITTNPGESFIDRMISMVEGARRQKTPNELALTILLVGLSMVLLLATATLLPFSAYSVRATGAGLPVTVTVLVALLVCLIPTTIGGLLSAIGVAGMSRMMAANVIATSGRAVEAAGDVDVLLLDKTGTITLGNRQAARMLPAPGVSERQLAAAAWLSSLADETPEGRSIVALARQQAGADAPGMGAARPVFVPFSAQTRMSGVDLDDGASRRSVRKGAADAVRRYVAGHAGKFPDAVTHAVEDVARAGSTPLVVAELAGTEVRVLGVVELKDTVKRGIRERFGELRRMGIRTVMITGDNRLTAAAIAAEAGVDDFLAEATPEAKLALIRQYQAEGRLVAMTGDGTNDAPALAQADVAVAMNSGTQAAREAGNMVDLDSNPTKLIEIVGIGKQMLMTRGALTTFSVANDLAKYFAIIPAAFATTYPQLGLLNVMGLATPASAILSAVIFNALIIVVLIPLALRGVRYRALGAAALLRRNLLVYGLGGIAVPFAGIKLIDLGLAAMGWA, via the coding sequence ATGCAACCCGATACCCTTAGCACGCGGCCCCAGGCCGCCCCGGAGCGCGCCGAGGACGGCGCCGCCCATGATCATCCCCACGACCCCGCGCGCACGCCGCGCCGGCTGCTGTCGCCCGAACTGGTGCGCCCCGCGCTGCTCGCGGCGCTGCGCAAGCTGTCGCCGCGCGAGCAGCTGCGCAACCCGGTGATGTTCGTGGTCTATGCCGGCGCCATCCTGACCACGCTGCTGGCGCTGCGCGCGCTGGTCGCGCCGCCGCCGCATGCCACCGAGAGCGCCGGCTTTATCGTCGCGGTCACGGTCTGGCTGTGGGTCACCGTGCTGTTTGCCAACTTTGCCGAGGCCCTGGCCGAAGGCCGCAGCCGGCAGCAGGCCGCATCGCTGCGCGGGCTCAAGCGCAGCGCGAGCGCGCGCGTGCTGACCGAGGGCCGCCGCGACGGCGCCGTGCAGGTGCGTCCGGCCACCACGCTGCGCCGCGGCGACGTGGTGCTGGTCGAGGCCGGCGACATGATCCCCGGCGACGGCGAGGTGATCGAAGGCGTGGCCTCGGTCGACGAAAGCGCCATCACCGGCGAATCGGCTCCGGTGATCCGCGAATCCGGCGGCGATTTCTCGTCGGTCACCGGCGGCACGCGCGTGCTGTCCGACTGGATCGTGGTGCGCATCACCACCAATCCCGGCGAGAGCTTTATCGACCGGATGATCTCGATGGTCGAAGGCGCGCGGCGCCAGAAGACGCCCAACGAGCTGGCGCTGACGATCCTGCTGGTCGGGCTGTCGATGGTGCTGCTGCTGGCCACGGCCACGCTGCTGCCGTTTTCCGCCTACAGCGTGCGGGCGACGGGCGCGGGGCTGCCGGTCACCGTGACCGTGCTGGTGGCGCTGCTGGTGTGCCTGATCCCGACCACCATCGGCGGGCTGCTGTCGGCGATCGGCGTGGCCGGCATGAGCCGCATGATGGCGGCCAACGTGATCGCCACCTCGGGGCGCGCGGTGGAAGCGGCCGGCGACGTCGACGTGCTGCTGCTCGACAAGACCGGCACGATCACGCTGGGCAACCGCCAGGCCGCGCGGATGCTGCCGGCGCCGGGTGTGAGCGAACGCCAGCTGGCGGCCGCAGCGTGGCTGTCGTCGCTGGCCGATGAAACCCCCGAGGGCCGCAGCATCGTGGCGCTGGCGCGCCAGCAGGCCGGCGCCGACGCCCCGGGCATGGGCGCGGCGCGGCCGGTGTTCGTGCCGTTCAGCGCGCAGACGCGCATGAGCGGCGTCGACCTCGACGACGGCGCGTCGCGGCGCAGCGTGCGCAAGGGTGCGGCCGACGCGGTGCGCCGCTACGTGGCCGGGCATGCGGGCAAGTTCCCGGATGCGGTCACGCACGCGGTCGAGGACGTGGCGCGGGCCGGCAGCACGCCGCTGGTGGTGGCCGAGCTGGCCGGGACCGAGGTGCGCGTGCTGGGCGTGGTGGAGCTGAAGGACACGGTCAAGCGCGGCATCCGCGAGCGCTTCGGCGAACTGCGCCGCATGGGCATCCGCACCGTGATGATCACCGGCGACAACCGGCTGACCGCCGCCGCGATCGCCGCCGAGGCGGGCGTCGACGACTTCCTCGCCGAGGCCACGCCCGAAGCCAAGCTTGCGCTGATCCGCCAGTACCAGGCCGAAGGGCGGCTGGTGGCGATGACCGGCGACGGCACCAACGATGCCCCGGCGCTGGCGCAGGCCGACGTCGCGGTCGCCATGAACAGCGGCACGCAGGCCGCGCGCGAGGCCGGCAACATGGTCGACCTCGACAGCAACCCGACCAAGCTGATCGAGATCGTCGGCATCGGCAAGCAGATGCTGATGACCCGCGGCGCGCTCACCACCTTCAGCGTGGCCAACGACCTGGCCAAGTATTTCGCGATCATTCCCGCGGCCTTCGCCACCACCTATCCGCAGCTGGGCCTGCTCAACGTGATGGGGCTGGCCACGCCGGCATCGGCAATCCTGTCGGCGGTGATCTTCAACGCGCTGATCATCGTGGTGCTGATCCCGCTGGCGCTGCGCGGCGTGCGCTATCGCGCGCTCGGCGCCGCCGCGCTGCTGCGCCGCAACCTGCTGGTGTACGGGCTGGGCGGCATCGCGGTGCCGTTTGCCGGCATCAAGCTGATCGACCTGGGCCTGGCCGCCATGGGCTGGGCCTGA
- the rpsU gene encoding 30S ribosomal protein S21 has protein sequence MTKIVLKPGEPVEVAMRRFRRAILQTGLIVELKSRTAYEKPTTERKRKKKAAEARLRKRLRMQMLPKKMY, from the coding sequence TTGACTAAGATCGTCTTGAAACCCGGTGAGCCCGTTGAAGTTGCAATGCGGCGTTTCCGTCGTGCCATTCTGCAGACTGGCCTGATCGTTGAACTCAAGAGCCGTACCGCTTACGAGAAGCCGACGACCGAGCGCAAGCGCAAGAAGAAGGCCGCCGAAGCACGCCTGCGCAAGCGCCTGCGCATGCAGATGCTGCCGAAGAAGATGTACTGA
- a CDS encoding O-succinylhomoserine sulfhydrylase yields MNQPLNPESLGIDTLGVRAGTLRSEFMEHSEAMYLTSSFCFNSAAEAAERFLNSEEGFTYSRFTNPTVSMFQSRLAALEGAQACMATASGMSAILSVVLSSMQAGDHLVSSRAIFGSTMTLFSNIFGKFGVETTFVDPTDLQAWRAAVRPNTKLFFLETPSNPLTEVADIAAVADIAHDAKALLVVDNCFCSPALQQPMKFGADIVVHSATKHIDGQGRVLGGAVLGSHDFIMGKVFPFVRTAGPTLSAFNAWVLLKGMETLAIRMERHSASALALAQFLESHPAVARVFHPALPSHPQHQVAMRQQSGGGAIVSFELKGATPEQQRANAWRVIDNTRLCSITGNLGDTRTTITHPYTTTHARVSPEAKAAAGVGEGLIRLAVGLESVEDLKADLLRGLGD; encoded by the coding sequence ATGAACCAACCGCTCAATCCCGAATCTCTCGGCATCGATACCCTCGGCGTGCGCGCCGGCACGCTGCGCAGCGAGTTCATGGAGCACTCCGAGGCCATGTACCTGACCTCGAGCTTCTGCTTCAACAGCGCCGCCGAGGCCGCCGAGCGCTTTCTCAATTCGGAAGAAGGCTTCACGTACTCGCGCTTTACCAATCCCACCGTGTCGATGTTCCAGTCGCGCCTGGCCGCGCTGGAAGGGGCGCAGGCCTGCATGGCGACCGCCTCGGGCATGAGCGCGATCCTGTCGGTGGTGCTGTCGTCGATGCAGGCCGGCGACCACCTGGTCAGCTCGCGCGCGATCTTCGGCTCGACCATGACGCTGTTCAGCAATATCTTCGGCAAGTTCGGCGTCGAGACCACCTTCGTCGATCCCACCGACCTGCAAGCGTGGCGCGCGGCGGTGCGTCCGAACACGAAGCTGTTCTTCCTGGAAACGCCGTCCAACCCGCTGACCGAAGTCGCCGACATCGCGGCCGTGGCCGACATCGCCCACGATGCCAAGGCGCTGCTGGTGGTCGACAACTGCTTCTGCTCGCCGGCGCTGCAGCAGCCGATGAAGTTCGGCGCCGACATCGTGGTGCACTCCGCCACCAAGCATATCGACGGCCAGGGCCGCGTGCTGGGCGGCGCGGTGCTGGGCTCGCACGACTTCATCATGGGCAAGGTATTCCCGTTCGTGCGCACCGCCGGGCCGACGCTGTCCGCATTCAATGCATGGGTGCTGCTCAAGGGCATGGAGACGCTGGCGATCCGCATGGAGCGCCATTCGGCCAGCGCGCTGGCGCTGGCGCAGTTCCTGGAATCGCATCCGGCGGTGGCGCGTGTGTTCCACCCGGCGCTGCCATCGCATCCGCAGCACCAGGTCGCCATGCGCCAGCAAAGCGGCGGCGGCGCGATCGTGTCGTTCGAGCTCAAGGGCGCAACGCCCGAGCAGCAGCGCGCCAATGCCTGGCGCGTGATCGACAACACCCGGCTGTGCTCGATCACCGGCAACCTGGGCGACACCCGCACCACCATCACGCACCCGTACACCACCACGCATGCGCGCGTCAGCCCCGAGGCCAAGGCAGCCGCGGGCGTGGGCGAAGGGCTGATCCGGCTGGCGGTGGGGCTGGAGTCGGTCGAGGACCTGAAGGCCGACCTGCTGCGCGGCCTGGGCGACTGA
- a CDS encoding potassium-transporting ATPase subunit F: protein MDWTELLAGALAVAIFLYLLIALCRPEKF from the coding sequence ATGGACTGGACCGAACTGCTGGCCGGCGCGCTTGCCGTGGCCATCTTCCTCTACCTGCTGATTGCACTGTGCCGTCCGGAGAAGTTCTGA